The sequence ACCGCGACGCTGCTGGTGATATTGCCGCCCAGTTGGCGGGCGATCTGCGGACTGGTCAGCGCATCGCTGAGGGCGGCGAGGAAGCCGATCAGAAACAGCGGGCGCGGGCAGTAGTTGCGGATGATCCGCGCCGCCGGACGTTTATGGCCGACGTTGAACATCACCACCACGCACAACAACATCGAGGTGGAAAAGATGCCGCTGCTGGTGGCGTAAGCCAGACACAGCGCCAGCGCGCGCCCAACCGAGGCTTGCAGAAAATGGCTGACGTACAGGGTCAGCGGCAGGCAGATCAGCGCCGGCACGGTGTACGGCAGCAAGTAACCAATCAGGTCCTGACTGCGCTGGCGGGTACGCAACCAGCGGCCCTCGCGCAGGCGCTTGGCCAACAGACTGCCCAGTACGGTGAGCAGCGCGAAACTGCCGAGCCAAGTGCCGGACAAAGAGAGGAAATCCCCGGCGACGCTCCAGCCCGAGCGATTCGACGGTTGATTGACCAGTTTGTCGACTTCATCGGCGGCGCGATCGGCGCGCAGGCGCCAGGCGTCGACCAGGTGTTCGTTGAGATCGAGTTTGTCCTGGACGTCGTCGATGCTTGAACTGATCGCACCGAGCAGACCACCCTGCACAATCGGTTCAGGTTTGGCCGCTTCTTCGGTGGCGGCCGGGATGCCCGGTAATGCGGCGGCGTCGATTTCACTGGCGCCGAGAAACAACAGTGCTCCCAGCAGAATAGCGATCCTGAACTTGACCAAAACTCCGATCTCCCTTGGCTGAACCTGTAAGGAACTGATCGGTAATTGCACAGCAAGTTCAAGAGCGCCCTCACCCTAGCCCTCTCCCAGAGGGAGAGGGAACTGACCGAGTTGCCTGATCTGGCTGCACCGACCTGAAAGTCCTGAGTCGAACTCGAATCCTGAGAACCCTGAAGATCAGCTCCCTTCCCCCTCGCCCCCTCTGGGGGAGAGGGTTGGGGTGAGGGGGAGCGCTTTTGATCTTCGCCTTAAAGACGTGACCGTCCGTAATACCGTCGAAACTTTCCCGCACCGCCCGCAGTCATCAAAAGATACCGGCAACACGAGGACTTTCGACGGGAGGGCGGCATGGCGACGATTCACATCGGTATTTCCGGCTGGCGCTACGCACCGTGGCGTGGGGACTTCTACCCCAAGGGACTGGCGCAAAAACGCGAATTGCAGTTCGCGTCGCGGGCGGTCAACAGCATCGAAATCAATGGATCGTTCTACGCCCTGCAACGGCCCGAACGTTACGCCCAGTGGTATGCCGAAACACCCGACGACTTCGTCTTCAGCGTCAAAGCCCCGCGTTTCATCACCCATATCCGGCGTTTGCGCGAGATCGAAAAACCGCTGGCGAACTTCTTCGCCTCGGGGATTCTGGAGCTCAAGGAAAAACTTGGCCCGATCCTTTGGCAATTTCCACCCAACTTCAAATTCGAGCCTGAGCGTTTCGAGCACTTCCTCGCGCTACTGCCACACGATACCGAAGCCGCGGCCACCCTCGCCCATCAACACGATTCCCACCTGCACGGCCACGCGAGCATGAAAGCCTGGCGTAAAAAACCGCTGCGCCACGCTGTAGAAATCCGCAACGACAGCTTCCTTGATCCCGATTTTGTGCGGCTATTGAAGCGCTACAACACTGCGCTGGTGATCGCCGACACCGCCGACAAATGGCCGTACCGCGAAGACCTCACCAGCGACTTTGTCTACCTACGTCTGCACGGTGCCGAAGAACTCTACGCCAGCGGCTACACCGCACCAGCCCTCAAGCGCTGGGCCGAACGCATCGACGCCTGGCACCATGGCCAGCAACCGAAAGACGCGCACTTGATCGCGCCACGCCTGAAGCCGCGCGCGCGCAAATCCCGCGAAGTGTTCTGCTACTTCGACAACGACATCAAAGTCCGCGCGCCCTATGACGCCCGCGATCTGCTGCATCGCTTCGAACTGGATAAAGACCTCGCCACCCGCCCCGGCGAAACGGCTGGCGAAGGAGTGTTGGCATGAGCATTCCAGAACCGGTCGGCTTCACCGATGAAGGCTCGGTGGTCGCGCCTTCAGTGCGCACCTTCACTGTGCTGACGGTCAACACCCACAAGGGTTTTACCGCGCTCAACCGGCGCTTCATCCTGCCGGAGTTGCGCGAAGCGGTGCGCAGCGTGGCCGCCGACGTGGTGTTCCTGCAGGAAGTCCATGGCACCCACGAGCATCATCCCAAGCGCTACAGCAATTGGCCGACAATGCCGCAGTACGAGTTCCTCGCCGACAGCCTCTGGCCGCAGTTCGCCTACGGACGCAACGCAGTGTACCCGGAGGGTGACCACGGCAACGCGTTGCTGTCGAAATTCCAGATCATCCGTCACGACAACCTCGACGTGTCGATCAACGGCCACGAGAACCGCGGCCTGCTGCATTGCGTGCTGCGCCTGCCCGGTGACGGCACCGAGGTGCATGCGATCTGCGTGCATCTGGGCCTGCGCGAAAGTCATCGCAACGCCCAACTGGATTTGCTCATGCAACGCCTCGCGGAGCTGCCAGATGACGCACCGGTGATCGTCGCGGGCGATTTCAACGACTGGCGCCAGCGCGCCGATGCGCAGCTCAAACCTTGCGGCCTGCGCGAAGTGTTCGCCGAGCACCAGGGCAAACCGGCGCGCAGTTTTCCCGCGCGCCTGCCAGCACTTCGGCTTGATCGTATTTACGTGCGCAACCTCAAGGCCAGCCAGCCGAAAGTCCTGGCGAACCGGCCATGGTCGCACCTTTCCGACCACGTTCCTTTATCGGTAGAGATCGAACTATGAGCAGCGCGCCGCTGGAGAAATCCGCCGTGGAACCGATAGCCATCAACCCGCCGATCCGCGAGCCCGGCCACGTTGATGTCGAGTACAGCTGGCAGGGCAACAATCGGGTCGAGTTGCTGGAAAACGGTGAGGAATATTTCCCGCGGGTGTTCGAAGCGATGCGCGCGGCGAAGAGTGAAATCCTCCTCGAGACCTTTATCGTTTTCGAAGATAAGGTCGGTGCCGAATTACAGGAGATTCTGATCGACGCTGCCCGGCGCGGTGTGCGCACCACGGTCAGTCTCGACGGTTTCGGTTGCGGTGAGTTGACTACCGGTTATCTGACCGCGCTGAGCGAAGCCGGCGTACACCTGCAAATCTTTGACCCGGCGCCGAAACGTCTGGGCATCCGCACCAATTGGTTCCGTCGTTTGCACCGCAAGATCGTGGTGGTCGACGGGTTGATCGCATTCATTGGCGGGATCAACTTTTCCGGCGATCACCTGGCCGATTTCGGCCCCGAAGCCAAGCAGGACTACTCGGTGCAAGTGCAGGGGCCAGCGGTCGCCGACATTCACCACTTCGCCCTGCTGCAAAGTGGTCGTCCCGGTCGTGCACGCTTCTGGTGGCAACGCCGGCGCCAGCGTCGTGCCGAGATGGCCTTCACTGATCACGATGGTCAGGTGCGCCTGGTGTTCCGCGATAACGACCAGCACCACTCCGACATCGAAGACGTGTATTTACAGGTACTGCGCCGTGCCAAACGCCGCGTGGTGATCGCCAACGCCTACTTCTTCCCCGGTTACCGCTTGCTAAGGGAAATCCGCAATGCAGCGCGGCGCGGGGTCGAGGTGCGGCTGATTCTGCAAGGCCAGCCGGACATGCTGGTGGCCAAACTCGCCGCGCGCATGACCTACGATTATTTGCTCAAGGCCGGGGTGCAGATTCACGAATATTGTCAGCGCCCGCTGCACGGCAAAGTCGCGCTGGTTGACGACGAATGGAGCACCGTCGGCTCAAGCAATCTCGACCCGCTGAGCCTGTCGCTCAACCTCGAAGCCAACGTGCTGATCCGCGACCGCGCGTTCAATCAGCATCTGTTCGAACGCCTCGAAGACCTCAGTCAAAACCATTGCAAAGCCATGGATGCCAGCAAGTCGCCGCGTGGCCGCATCTGGCACATGACCGTGGGTTTTCTGGTGTTCCACTTTCTGCGGCATTTCCCGGCGATGGCCGGTTGGCTGCCAGCGCACAAACCAAGGCTCAAGCCGTTTCGAGGTGACCGCTCATGAGCCATTCCGAGGTGCATTCCGCCCAGCATTCGGCGCCAGCAACGCACTCGAAATGGAGCCGCTGGAAGCGTCCGTTGACGCTGCTGTTTTTCCTCGCGCTGATCGTGTTGCTGACGATGTTCGCCACGCGCATCGAATGGGCCGAAGTGCTGCAGACCCTTGCCGACTTCAAGGTGCGCACACTGATCATCGCCGCCAGCCTGACGCTGCTGAGTTTTCTCGTGTACGCCAGTTTCGACCTGATCGGCCGCACTTACATTCGTCAGGACCTGACCTGGAAACAGATTCTGCCGGTAGGGATCATCAGCTATGCGTTCAACTTGAACCTGAGCGCGTGGGTGGGTGGCATCGCCATGCGCTATCGGCTGTATTCGCGTCTTGGCGTGAGCAAAAGCAACATCGCCAAGATCCTCGGTTTGAGCCTGGCGACCAATTGGTTTGGCTACATGACCATTGCCGGGGTGGTGTTCAGCAGTGGATTGGTGACAATGCCGCCGGGCTGGAAAATCAGCAGCAGTGCGCTGCAAGGCATCGGCGTGCTGTTGCTATTGATCAGCGCCGGCTATCTCGCCGCGTGTCAGTTTTCCAAACGCCGCGAGTGGTCGATTCGTGGCGTGGAAATCAATCTGCCGTCGTTGCGCATGGCAGTCCTGCAATTGCTGCTGGGGGCGTTGAACTGGTCACTGATGGCGGCGGTGATTTTCACCTTGCTGCCGAGCAAACTGGATTATCCGTTGGTGCTGGGCGTGCTGTTGATCAGTGCGATTGCCGGGGTCATCACCCACATTCCGGCAGGTCTTGGCGTGCTGGAAGCGGTGTTTGTGGCCTTGCTGCAACACGAGGCTTCGCGCGGCAGTCTGGTGGCGGGGTTGCTGGCGTATCGGGCGATTTATTTTCTGCTGCCGTTGTTGATCACAGTCGTGATGTATCTGGTGGTTGAGGCCAAGGCCAAGGCACTGCGAATAGAGAAGAAACCCAGACATTAGAATCAAGATCAAAAGATCGCAGCCTTCGACAGCTCCTACAGGGAGAATACATTTCAAATCTAGGAGCTGCCGAAGGCTGCGATCTTTTGATCTTCAGGATTGGATAATGCTCAACCGCTCACCCACGACCATCTCGGTAATCCAGTCCACCAGAATCGAGGTGTACGCCTGCTGCGACACCGGCTCGCTCAACGCATGATCGGCACCGTCGATAATCCGGTGCGTCAGTGAATGGGTCTGCTGACACGCCGCGCGGTAACTCATGATCGCCGCGTGGGGCACGTAGTCATCGGTTTCTGATTCCACCAGCAACACATCGCCGGTGAATTGCGAACAGGCATGCAATGCCCGATTAGTGTCAGCCCGCACCAGCGTGCTGCGGTAATCACGCAAATCGGCCTTGTCCAGCTCACGCTTGGGTGTGTGCCATTGCTCGTCGCGGTACAGCGCCGGCACGCGCAACGCCAGCCAGCGCACCGGGCGCAGCGAGGTGAGGATCGCCGCCAGGTAACCGCCATAACTGGTGCCGACCACGGCGATCGCCGAGGTGTCGAGCGCCGGATGCGCAAGCAAGCGATCATAAGCCGCCAATAAATCGCGCAAATTGTCTTCGCGAGTCACGCGGGTCAATGGGATCCCGGTACCACCGGTGTGCCCGCGCAAGTCGAAGGTCAGGCACACGCAACCGAGACCGGCGATGCCTTTGGCGCGCTCGAGGTCGCGCTCCTGACTACCGCCCCAACCGTGCACAAACAACACCCCCGGGACTTTCGATTTGGGACTGAGAAAGGTCCCGCTCATCTGTTCATCATCAATGTCGATTTGAATGCTTTCGCTTCTAGCCGTCATAGGATTTGACCGTTACGTATTTGAGGAGAAATTCACTGTTCTCGGCCGGGCCGCGATACACCTCGATGGCGTCCGCCGGCAGCGGCTGATCGATGTAGGTTTCCACCGACGACACGCGG comes from Pseudomonas sp. RU47 and encodes:
- a CDS encoding endonuclease/exonuclease/phosphatase family protein; amino-acid sequence: MSIPEPVGFTDEGSVVAPSVRTFTVLTVNTHKGFTALNRRFILPELREAVRSVAADVVFLQEVHGTHEHHPKRYSNWPTMPQYEFLADSLWPQFAYGRNAVYPEGDHGNALLSKFQIIRHDNLDVSINGHENRGLLHCVLRLPGDGTEVHAICVHLGLRESHRNAQLDLLMQRLAELPDDAPVIVAGDFNDWRQRADAQLKPCGLREVFAEHQGKPARSFPARLPALRLDRIYVRNLKASQPKVLANRPWSHLSDHVPLSVEIEL
- a CDS encoding lysylphosphatidylglycerol synthase domain-containing protein, with translation MSHSEVHSAQHSAPATHSKWSRWKRPLTLLFFLALIVLLTMFATRIEWAEVLQTLADFKVRTLIIAASLTLLSFLVYASFDLIGRTYIRQDLTWKQILPVGIISYAFNLNLSAWVGGIAMRYRLYSRLGVSKSNIAKILGLSLATNWFGYMTIAGVVFSSGLVTMPPGWKISSSALQGIGVLLLLISAGYLAACQFSKRREWSIRGVEINLPSLRMAVLQLLLGALNWSLMAAVIFTLLPSKLDYPLVLGVLLISAIAGVITHIPAGLGVLEAVFVALLQHEASRGSLVAGLLAYRAIYFLLPLLITVVMYLVVEAKAKALRIEKKPRH
- a CDS encoding alpha/beta hydrolase family protein, translating into MTARSESIQIDIDDEQMSGTFLSPKSKVPGVLFVHGWGGSQERDLERAKGIAGLGCVCLTFDLRGHTGGTGIPLTRVTREDNLRDLLAAYDRLLAHPALDTSAIAVVGTSYGGYLAAILTSLRPVRWLALRVPALYRDEQWHTPKRELDKADLRDYRSTLVRADTNRALHACSQFTGDVLLVESETDDYVPHAAIMSYRAACQQTHSLTHRIIDGADHALSEPVSQQAYTSILVDWITEMVVGERLSIIQS
- the clsB gene encoding cardiolipin synthase ClsB, which gives rise to MSSAPLEKSAVEPIAINPPIREPGHVDVEYSWQGNNRVELLENGEEYFPRVFEAMRAAKSEILLETFIVFEDKVGAELQEILIDAARRGVRTTVSLDGFGCGELTTGYLTALSEAGVHLQIFDPAPKRLGIRTNWFRRLHRKIVVVDGLIAFIGGINFSGDHLADFGPEAKQDYSVQVQGPAVADIHHFALLQSGRPGRARFWWQRRRQRRAEMAFTDHDGQVRLVFRDNDQHHSDIEDVYLQVLRRAKRRVVIANAYFFPGYRLLREIRNAARRGVEVRLILQGQPDMLVAKLAARMTYDYLLKAGVQIHEYCQRPLHGKVALVDDEWSTVGSSNLDPLSLSLNLEANVLIRDRAFNQHLFERLEDLSQNHCKAMDASKSPRGRIWHMTVGFLVFHFLRHFPAMAGWLPAHKPRLKPFRGDRS
- a CDS encoding DUF72 domain-containing protein, whose product is MATIHIGISGWRYAPWRGDFYPKGLAQKRELQFASRAVNSIEINGSFYALQRPERYAQWYAETPDDFVFSVKAPRFITHIRRLREIEKPLANFFASGILELKEKLGPILWQFPPNFKFEPERFEHFLALLPHDTEAAATLAHQHDSHLHGHASMKAWRKKPLRHAVEIRNDSFLDPDFVRLLKRYNTALVIADTADKWPYREDLTSDFVYLRLHGAEELYASGYTAPALKRWAERIDAWHHGQQPKDAHLIAPRLKPRARKSREVFCYFDNDIKVRAPYDARDLLHRFELDKDLATRPGETAGEGVLA